A region from the Ciconia boyciana chromosome 1, ASM3463844v1, whole genome shotgun sequence genome encodes:
- the LRRC4 gene encoding leucine-rich repeat-containing protein 4 isoform X2 gives MENNIQMIQADTFRHLHHLEVLQLGRNAIRQIEVGAFNGLASLNTLELFDNWLTVIPSGAFEYLSKLRELWLRNNPIESIPSYAFNRVPSLMRLDLGELKKLEYISEGAFEGLYNLKYLNLGMCNIKDMPNLTPLVGLEELEMSGNNFPEIKPGSFHGLKSLKKLWIMNSQINLIERNAFDDLTALVELNLAHNNLSSLPHDLFAPLRYLVELHLHHNPWDCDCDILWLSWWLREYIPTNSTCCGRCHAPLHMRGRFLVEVDQTSFQCSAPFIMDAPMDLNISEGRVAELKCRTPSMSSVRWLLPNGTVLSHASSHPRISVLNDGTLNFSHVLLTDTGVYTCMVTNVAGNSNASAYLNVSTAELNTSNYSFFTTVTVETTEISPEDISPKFTKPVPTTSTGYQPAYTTTTTVLVQTTRTPKQVAVPTADSGDKMQTSLDEVMKTTKIIIGCFVAVTLLAAAMLIVFYKLRKRHQQRSTVTAARTVEIIQVDEDIPPAATAAATTAAAPAGVSGEGAVVLPAIHDHINYNTYKPAHGAHWTENSLGNSLHPPGTTLSEPYIIQTHTKEKVQETQI, from the coding sequence ATGGAGAACAACATCCAGATGATCCAGGCGGACACTTTCCGCCACCTGCATCACCTGGAGGTCCTGCAGTTGGGCAGGAACGCCATCCGGCAGATCGAGGTGGGGGCTTTCAACGGGCTGGCCAGCCTCAACACCCTGGAGCTCTTTGACAACTGGTTGACCGTCATCCCCAGCGGGGCCTTCGAGTACCTCTCCAAGCTGCGGGAGCTGTGGTTGAGGAACAACCCCATCGAGAGCATCCCCTCGTACGCCTTCAACCGGGTGCCCTCCCTCATGCGCCTGGACCTGGGCGAGCTGAAGAAGCTGGAGTACATCTCCGAGGGGGCTTTCGAGGGGTTGTACAACCTCAAGTACCTGAACCTGGGGATGTGCAACATTAAGGACATGCCCAACCTGACGCCCTTGGTGGgactggaggagctggagatgTCGGGCAATAACTTCCCCGAGATCAAACCAGGCTCCTTCCACGGGCTCAAGTCCCTCAAAAAGCTCTGGATTATGAACTCGCAGATCAACCTGATCGAGCGGAACGCCTTCGACGACCTGACGGCGCTGGTGGAGCTCAACCTGGCCCACAACaacctctcctccctgccccacgaCCTCTTCGCCCCGCTGCGGTACCTGGTGGAGCTCCACCTGCACCACAACCCCTGGGACTGCGACTGCGACATCCTCTGGCTGTCGTGGTGGTTGCGGGAGTACATCCCCACCAACTCCACCTGCTGCGGGCGCTGCCATGCCCCCCTGCACATGCGGGGCAGGTTCCTGGTGGAGGTGGACCAGACCTCCTTCCAGTGCTCGGCGCCCTTCATCATGGACGCCCCCATGGACCTCAACATCTCCGAGGGGCGGGTGGCCGAGCTCAAGTGTCGAACTCCTTCCATGTCCTCCGTTAGGTGGTTGCTGCCTAACGGGACGGTCCTGAGCCACGCGTCCAGCCACCCGCGCATCTCCGTCCTCAACGACGGCACCTTGAACTTCTCCCACGTCTTGTTGACGGACACCGGGGTTTACACCTGCATGGTGACCAACGTGGCGGGGAACTCCAACGCCTCGGCCTACCTCAACGTGAGCACGGCCGAGCTCAACACCTCCAACTACAGCTTCTTCACCACCGTCACGGTGGAGACCACCGAGATCTCCCCGGAGGACATCTCCCCCAAGTTCACCAAGCCCGTGCCCACCACGTCGACGGGCTACCAGCCGGCgtacaccaccaccaccaccgtcCTGGTCCAGACCACGCGGACGCCCAAGCAGGTGGCGGTACCCACCGCCGACTCCGGCGACAAGATGCAGACCAGCCTGGACGAGGTGATGAAGACCACCAAGATCATCATCGGTTGCTTCGTGGCGGTGACGCTCCTGGCCGCGGCCATGCTCATCGTCTTCTACAAACTCCGCAAGCGACACCAGCAACGCAGCACCGTGACGGCCGCCCGCACGGTCGAGATCATCCAGGTGGACGAGGACATCCCGCCGGCGGCGACGGCGGCGGCGACCACCGCGGCGGCTCCCGCCGGCGTATCAGGTGAGGGGGCAGTCGTGCTGCCCGCCATTCATGACCACATTAACTACAACACCTACAAACCGGCACACGGGGCCCACTGGACAGAGAACAGCTTGGGGAACTCTCTGCACCCCCCCGGGACCACCCTCTCTGAACCCTATATAATTCAGACCCACACCAAGGAGAAAGTACAGGAAACCCagatatga
- the LRRC4 gene encoding leucine-rich repeat-containing protein 4 isoform X1 — protein MKLLWQVTVHHHRRRRAWRAALVSYLTVHAWILYVAAASPGPQSCPSVCSCSNQFSKVVCTRRGLAEVPPGIPSNTRYLNLMENNIQMIQADTFRHLHHLEVLQLGRNAIRQIEVGAFNGLASLNTLELFDNWLTVIPSGAFEYLSKLRELWLRNNPIESIPSYAFNRVPSLMRLDLGELKKLEYISEGAFEGLYNLKYLNLGMCNIKDMPNLTPLVGLEELEMSGNNFPEIKPGSFHGLKSLKKLWIMNSQINLIERNAFDDLTALVELNLAHNNLSSLPHDLFAPLRYLVELHLHHNPWDCDCDILWLSWWLREYIPTNSTCCGRCHAPLHMRGRFLVEVDQTSFQCSAPFIMDAPMDLNISEGRVAELKCRTPSMSSVRWLLPNGTVLSHASSHPRISVLNDGTLNFSHVLLTDTGVYTCMVTNVAGNSNASAYLNVSTAELNTSNYSFFTTVTVETTEISPEDISPKFTKPVPTTSTGYQPAYTTTTTVLVQTTRTPKQVAVPTADSGDKMQTSLDEVMKTTKIIIGCFVAVTLLAAAMLIVFYKLRKRHQQRSTVTAARTVEIIQVDEDIPPAATAAATTAAAPAGVSGEGAVVLPAIHDHINYNTYKPAHGAHWTENSLGNSLHPPGTTLSEPYIIQTHTKEKVQETQI, from the coding sequence ATGAAGCTCTTGTGGCAGGTAACTGTGCAccaccaccgccgccgccgcgcctgGAGAGCTGCCCTGGTCTCCTACCTGACGGTACACGCGTGGATCCTATACGttgccgccgcctcccccggaccccagagctgccccTCCGTTTGCTCCTGCAGTAACCAGTTCAGCAAGGTGGTCTGCACCCGTCGCGGCCTCGCCGAGGTCCCCCCCGGGATCCCCTCCAACACCCGGTATCTCAACCTCATGGAGAACAACATCCAGATGATCCAGGCGGACACTTTCCGCCACCTGCATCACCTGGAGGTCCTGCAGTTGGGCAGGAACGCCATCCGGCAGATCGAGGTGGGGGCTTTCAACGGGCTGGCCAGCCTCAACACCCTGGAGCTCTTTGACAACTGGTTGACCGTCATCCCCAGCGGGGCCTTCGAGTACCTCTCCAAGCTGCGGGAGCTGTGGTTGAGGAACAACCCCATCGAGAGCATCCCCTCGTACGCCTTCAACCGGGTGCCCTCCCTCATGCGCCTGGACCTGGGCGAGCTGAAGAAGCTGGAGTACATCTCCGAGGGGGCTTTCGAGGGGTTGTACAACCTCAAGTACCTGAACCTGGGGATGTGCAACATTAAGGACATGCCCAACCTGACGCCCTTGGTGGgactggaggagctggagatgTCGGGCAATAACTTCCCCGAGATCAAACCAGGCTCCTTCCACGGGCTCAAGTCCCTCAAAAAGCTCTGGATTATGAACTCGCAGATCAACCTGATCGAGCGGAACGCCTTCGACGACCTGACGGCGCTGGTGGAGCTCAACCTGGCCCACAACaacctctcctccctgccccacgaCCTCTTCGCCCCGCTGCGGTACCTGGTGGAGCTCCACCTGCACCACAACCCCTGGGACTGCGACTGCGACATCCTCTGGCTGTCGTGGTGGTTGCGGGAGTACATCCCCACCAACTCCACCTGCTGCGGGCGCTGCCATGCCCCCCTGCACATGCGGGGCAGGTTCCTGGTGGAGGTGGACCAGACCTCCTTCCAGTGCTCGGCGCCCTTCATCATGGACGCCCCCATGGACCTCAACATCTCCGAGGGGCGGGTGGCCGAGCTCAAGTGTCGAACTCCTTCCATGTCCTCCGTTAGGTGGTTGCTGCCTAACGGGACGGTCCTGAGCCACGCGTCCAGCCACCCGCGCATCTCCGTCCTCAACGACGGCACCTTGAACTTCTCCCACGTCTTGTTGACGGACACCGGGGTTTACACCTGCATGGTGACCAACGTGGCGGGGAACTCCAACGCCTCGGCCTACCTCAACGTGAGCACGGCCGAGCTCAACACCTCCAACTACAGCTTCTTCACCACCGTCACGGTGGAGACCACCGAGATCTCCCCGGAGGACATCTCCCCCAAGTTCACCAAGCCCGTGCCCACCACGTCGACGGGCTACCAGCCGGCgtacaccaccaccaccaccgtcCTGGTCCAGACCACGCGGACGCCCAAGCAGGTGGCGGTACCCACCGCCGACTCCGGCGACAAGATGCAGACCAGCCTGGACGAGGTGATGAAGACCACCAAGATCATCATCGGTTGCTTCGTGGCGGTGACGCTCCTGGCCGCGGCCATGCTCATCGTCTTCTACAAACTCCGCAAGCGACACCAGCAACGCAGCACCGTGACGGCCGCCCGCACGGTCGAGATCATCCAGGTGGACGAGGACATCCCGCCGGCGGCGACGGCGGCGGCGACCACCGCGGCGGCTCCCGCCGGCGTATCAGGTGAGGGGGCAGTCGTGCTGCCCGCCATTCATGACCACATTAACTACAACACCTACAAACCGGCACACGGGGCCCACTGGACAGAGAACAGCTTGGGGAACTCTCTGCACCCCCCCGGGACCACCCTCTCTGAACCCTATATAATTCAGACCCACACCAAGGAGAAAGTACAGGAAACCCagatatga